The Nostoc sp. 'Lobaria pulmonaria (5183) cyanobiont' genome window below encodes:
- a CDS encoding dienelactone hydrolase family protein produces the protein MKEITRRKFIATATVATGFALAVQPISAEVITTDAKGLVAGAVKIPVKDGEIPAYRAAPATGDNFPIVLVIQEIFGVHEHIQDITRRFAQLGYLAIAPELFIRQGDVSKLSSINEIRPIVAKVPDAQVLSDLDATVDWAKKSAKGNGEKLGITGFCWGGRIVWLYAAHNPQVKAGVAWYGRLVGDATELQPKYPVDIASKLTVPILGLYGGKDTGISLDTVEQMRDRLQSSSSKSEIIIYPNAAHAFFADYRPSYREKEAQDGWKRLLAWFKQNGV, from the coding sequence ATGAAAGAAATAACACGCCGCAAATTTATCGCAACAGCCACCGTGGCGACGGGTTTTGCCTTAGCAGTGCAACCCATTTCTGCCGAAGTCATTACCACCGATGCCAAGGGGTTGGTAGCTGGTGCGGTGAAAATTCCTGTTAAAGATGGCGAAATTCCTGCCTATAGAGCAGCACCTGCTACTGGTGACAATTTCCCTATCGTCCTGGTAATTCAGGAAATATTTGGTGTACACGAGCATATTCAGGATATTACCCGTCGCTTTGCCCAATTAGGGTACTTAGCGATCGCACCGGAATTATTCATCCGTCAAGGCGATGTCTCGAAATTAAGCAGCATAAACGAAATTCGTCCAATTGTCGCCAAAGTACCAGATGCCCAGGTATTATCCGATCTTGATGCCACAGTAGACTGGGCAAAGAAGTCAGCTAAGGGTAATGGCGAGAAGTTGGGAATTACAGGTTTCTGTTGGGGCGGTCGTATTGTTTGGTTATATGCAGCACATAATCCCCAAGTAAAGGCTGGTGTAGCTTGGTATGGGCGACTCGTGGGCGATGCTACCGAACTTCAGCCCAAGTATCCCGTCGATATTGCATCAAAACTAACAGTCCCCATTCTCGGACTCTATGGTGGGAAGGATACAGGTATTTCTCTTGATACAGTAGAGCAGATGCGCGATCGCTTACAGTCCAGTAGCAGCAAATCTGAAATCATCATCTATCCCAATGCAGCCCACGCATTTTTTGCCGATTATCGTCCCTCCTACCGTGAGAAAGAAGCTCAGGATGGTTGGAAACGCCTCTTGGCATGGTTTAAGCAAAATGGTGTTTAA
- a CDS encoding class I SAM-dependent methyltransferase, whose translation MATILRDWSYRYQWLYDGISRLAALSVGGEARFRQLALQGLTIHSDTQVLDLCCGSGQTTEFLVKTSQNVTGLDASPKSLQRARLNVPEASYIEAFAEKMPFPDNLFDLVHTSIALHEMQPQQLRKIINEVYRVLKPGGVFTLVDFHAPTNPMFWPGISVFLLLFETETAWELLKTDLAELLAKTGFEVSKSTLYAGGSLQVIQANK comes from the coding sequence ATGGCAACAATTTTAAGAGATTGGAGTTACCGCTATCAGTGGTTATATGATGGTATCTCTCGTTTAGCAGCCTTAAGTGTAGGTGGTGAAGCCCGTTTTCGGCAACTTGCTTTGCAAGGCTTAACAATTCACTCAGATACTCAAGTCTTAGATTTATGTTGCGGCAGTGGTCAAACAACGGAGTTTTTAGTAAAAACTTCACAAAACGTAACAGGATTGGATGCTTCACCCAAGTCTTTGCAACGGGCGCGGCTAAATGTACCGGAAGCTTCATACATAGAAGCTTTTGCTGAAAAGATGCCATTTCCAGATAATTTGTTTGATCTGGTGCATACCAGCATTGCATTACACGAGATGCAGCCTCAGCAATTACGAAAAATTATTAATGAAGTTTATCGGGTGCTGAAACCAGGAGGAGTGTTTACGCTGGTGGATTTTCACGCTCCGACAAATCCGATGTTTTGGCCTGGTATATCGGTGTTTTTGTTGTTGTTTGAGACGGAAACAGCTTGGGAATTACTGAAAACTGATTTAGCTGAGTTGTTAGCTAAGACTGGCTTTGAAGTGAGTAAGTCTACTTTATATGCAGGTGGAAGTTTGCAAGTGATACAGGCGAATAAATGA
- a CDS encoding extracellular catalytic domain type 1 short-chain-length polyhydroxyalkanoate depolymerase encodes MNIYQNSQLVKKLLIFILGISLVTACDSIQAEENSINKEKILIGDNYGELYDQGKLRTYYFYTPKSYNLHRPMPLVLVFHGDDGNGRSISNVTRFNELADQKGFIVAYPDGIDQKWSLRGNTQGKVDDVLFVSALINHFQQQFNIDSHKVYATGFSRGGILTQALACKLPDKIAGFASVAGSLPARLKPNCQPQTSISMLTINGTNDRDVLYDGDDHTQRGALVSVSDMVDFWRSHDRCTLSNVSLNFSEDKVKTAIYTGCSGNSEVWQLAVVNGGHFWPGGSSTDKSLNKFNAKLGLNASETIWDFFQRHSS; translated from the coding sequence ATGAATATATATCAAAATTCTCAGCTTGTTAAAAAACTTTTAATCTTTATATTAGGAATTAGTTTAGTAACAGCCTGCGATTCCATTCAGGCTGAAGAAAACAGTATAAATAAAGAAAAAATCTTGATTGGTGATAATTATGGAGAACTATACGATCAAGGGAAGTTACGTACTTACTATTTTTATACCCCAAAATCTTATAATCTACACCGCCCGATGCCATTAGTTTTAGTGTTTCATGGAGATGATGGTAATGGTCGGTCTATCAGTAATGTGACTCGCTTCAATGAATTAGCAGATCAAAAAGGATTTATTGTTGCTTATCCAGATGGAATTGACCAAAAATGGAGCCTTAGAGGTAACACTCAAGGAAAGGTGGATGATGTTTTGTTTGTCAGTGCTTTGATTAATCATTTTCAGCAGCAATTTAATATTGATAGTCATAAAGTTTATGCCACCGGTTTTTCTAGAGGTGGCATACTTACCCAAGCACTGGCTTGTAAGTTACCTGATAAAATTGCTGGTTTTGCATCAGTAGCAGGTTCGCTCCCAGCTAGACTTAAACCTAATTGCCAGCCTCAAACTTCCATATCGATGTTAACAATCAACGGTACAAACGATCGCGATGTCCTTTATGATGGTGATGACCACACTCAACGAGGAGCGTTGGTTTCGGTCTCAGACATGGTAGATTTTTGGCGATCGCACGATCGATGTACCTTATCGAATGTATCTTTGAATTTTTCGGAAGATAAAGTGAAAACCGCTATCTATACAGGTTGTAGTGGCAACTCCGAAGTCTGGCAGCTAGCGGTAGTCAACGGTGGACATTTTTGGCCTGGTGGTTCTTCAACTGACAAGAGCCTAAACAAATTCAATGCCAAGCTGGGGCTGAATGCCAGTGAAACAATTTGGGACTTTTTTCAGCGTCACAGTTCATGA
- a CDS encoding alpha/beta fold hydrolase has translation MTAQEIVGGGNVRLYLEETGNPKGRPILFIHGFSQSRLTWRKQFNSSLANEFRLLALDLRGHGLSEKPRDVYGDSKLWADDIQAVITTLGLERPVLSGWSYGGAIISDYVRIYGDAQLGGIHFVGALTKLGDELVPLLGKNFVALIPGFFSNEVTASSEALQKLVRLITKKELPPSEFYYTLGYNTIVPPYVRYCLLSRSLTNNDLLPTLKTPVLITHGELDEIVLLEAAQEHAKLIAHAQLSVYPNVGHAPFWEDSDRFNRELYDFMKTNF, from the coding sequence ATGACAGCACAAGAAATTGTTGGGGGTGGTAATGTTCGGCTTTATCTTGAAGAAACAGGCAATCCCAAAGGTAGACCAATTCTGTTTATCCACGGCTTTTCCCAGAGTCGATTGACATGGCGTAAACAATTTAACTCCAGCCTTGCAAACGAATTTCGCTTGCTTGCTTTGGATTTGCGAGGTCACGGATTGTCTGAAAAACCCCGCGATGTGTATGGAGATTCCAAATTGTGGGCAGACGATATCCAGGCAGTAATTACCACCTTGGGGCTAGAGCGTCCGGTATTGAGCGGTTGGTCTTACGGTGGGGCAATCATTAGCGATTACGTGCGAATCTATGGTGATGCCCAACTGGGTGGAATTCATTTTGTTGGTGCTTTGACAAAACTGGGTGATGAACTGGTTCCACTGCTAGGAAAAAACTTTGTTGCCCTCATTCCGGGCTTTTTCTCAAACGAGGTGACTGCAAGTTCCGAGGCACTGCAAAAACTGGTGCGGCTGATTACGAAAAAAGAACTGCCACCATCCGAGTTCTATTACACCTTGGGATACAACACAATTGTGCCACCCTATGTGCGCTACTGTTTACTATCGCGTTCCCTTACTAACAATGACCTGTTACCGACCCTCAAAACTCCCGTTTTAATTACTCATGGCGAACTTGATGAAATTGTTCTGCTAGAAGCAGCCCAAGAACATGCCAAACTGATTGCTCATGCCCAGCTATCCGTTTATCCAAATGTCGGTCATGCTCCTTTTTGGGAAGATAGCGATCGCTTTAATCGGGAGTTATATGATTTTATGAAAACTAATTTCTAG
- the hemH gene encoding ferrochelatase: protein MGRVGVLLLNLGGPDKLEDVGPFLYNLFSDPEIIRLPFRWLQKPLAWFIASRRIRTSKENYKQIGGGSPLRRITEAQGEALKEQLGYLGQEANIYVGMRYWHPYTEEAIAQITQDKVEHLVILPLYPQFSISTSGSSFRLLEKLWQEDPKLQPIDYTVIPSWYKQPGYLQAMAQLVAQEIEQFPNPDDVHIFFSAHGVPKSYVEEAGDPYQLEIEECTALIMQTLNRPNTHTLAYQSRVGPVEWLQPYTEDALKELGAQGVKDLVVVPISFVSEHIETLQEIDIEYREVAEESGIHNFRRVPAPNTHPVFINALAELVIDALKNPSFKLSQAAQMKKMVKMYPQERWEWGLTTSAEVWNGRIAMLGFIALIVELITGHGFLHMIGLLQ from the coding sequence ATGGGTCGTGTAGGCGTCTTATTACTCAATCTCGGTGGCCCTGATAAGCTAGAAGATGTTGGGCCGTTTTTGTACAACCTATTTTCCGATCCGGAAATTATTCGCCTACCATTTCGCTGGTTGCAAAAGCCCCTAGCCTGGTTTATTGCCTCAAGGCGAATCAGAACATCTAAAGAGAATTATAAGCAAATCGGTGGTGGTTCCCCACTGCGGAGGATCACAGAAGCGCAAGGGGAAGCCCTAAAAGAACAGTTGGGTTATTTGGGACAAGAAGCCAATATCTACGTGGGAATGCGTTATTGGCATCCGTATACAGAAGAGGCGATCGCACAAATTACCCAAGATAAGGTAGAACACCTGGTAATATTACCACTATATCCCCAGTTTTCTATCAGTACCAGTGGTTCCAGCTTCCGGCTTTTAGAAAAGCTTTGGCAAGAAGATCCAAAACTTCAACCTATTGATTACACTGTCATTCCTTCTTGGTACAAACAACCAGGCTACCTCCAAGCAATGGCGCAACTCGTAGCCCAGGAAATTGAGCAATTCCCTAACCCGGATGATGTTCATATATTCTTCAGCGCCCACGGCGTTCCGAAAAGCTACGTTGAAGAAGCAGGCGACCCTTACCAGCTGGAAATTGAAGAGTGTACTGCATTGATTATGCAGACTCTCAATCGACCCAATACCCACACCTTAGCTTACCAAAGTCGTGTAGGCCCAGTAGAATGGCTTCAACCCTATACTGAAGATGCCCTCAAAGAACTAGGCGCACAAGGCGTGAAAGATTTGGTTGTCGTGCCAATTAGTTTTGTCTCAGAGCATATCGAGACACTACAAGAAATTGATATTGAGTATCGAGAAGTAGCCGAAGAATCAGGAATTCACAACTTCCGCCGCGTACCTGCTCCCAATACCCATCCAGTATTTATTAATGCACTAGCTGAATTAGTAATTGATGCGCTGAAAAACCCCAGTTTCAAGCTTTCGCAAGCTGCCCAAATGAAAAAAATGGTCAAGATGTATCCTCAAGAGCGTTGGGAATGGGGTCTGACAACTAGTGCTGAAGTATGGAATGGTCGGATTGCGATGCTGGGTTTTATTGCCTTAATCGTAGAGTTGATTACCGGTCACGGCTTCTTGCACATGATTGGGCTTTTGCAGTAA
- the purB gene encoding adenylosuccinate lyase produces MIERYTLPEMANLWSEAYKLKTWLQVEIAVCEAQAELGYIPSEAVEEIKAKADFDPKRVLEIEAVVRHDVIAFLTNVNEYVGDAGRYIHLGLTSSDVLDTALALQLVASLDILLQRLEDLIQVIRQKAREHRHTVMAGRSHGIHAEPITFGFKLAGWLAEVLRHQERLRILRQTIAVGKISGAVGTYANIEPRVEAIACQKLGLEPDTASTQVISRDRHADYVQQLALVAATIERFAVEIRNLQKTDVLEVEEFFAKGQKGSSAMPHKRNPIRSERLTGMARLVRSHAGAALENIALWHERDISHSSVERVILPDACTLTHFMLSEITDLVKNLLVYPENMKRNLNCYGGVVFSQKVLLALIDKGSSREEAYAIVQESAHAAWNQPQGNFQDLISKNPRVTQKLSSAELEVCFDPQQHLRHLEEVYQRLGI; encoded by the coding sequence GTGATTGAGCGTTATACTTTGCCCGAAATGGCTAATCTGTGGAGTGAAGCCTATAAACTAAAAACTTGGCTGCAAGTCGAAATTGCTGTTTGTGAGGCTCAAGCTGAACTTGGTTACATTCCATCTGAAGCTGTTGAGGAAATTAAGGCTAAGGCAGATTTTGATCCAAAGCGGGTACTGGAAATTGAGGCTGTAGTCCGCCACGATGTCATTGCTTTCTTGACAAATGTCAATGAATATGTAGGTGATGCCGGACGCTACATTCACCTGGGTTTAACGAGTTCGGATGTCTTGGATACAGCTTTAGCACTGCAATTAGTTGCCAGTTTGGATATATTATTGCAACGTCTGGAAGATTTGATTCAAGTAATTCGCCAAAAAGCACGGGAACATCGTCATACAGTGATGGCTGGCCGATCGCACGGTATTCACGCTGAACCGATTACTTTTGGTTTTAAACTAGCTGGTTGGTTAGCAGAAGTGTTGCGACACCAAGAACGCCTGAGAATACTCCGTCAAACGATCGCTGTCGGTAAAATTTCTGGTGCAGTGGGAACTTATGCCAATATTGAACCGCGTGTAGAAGCGATCGCTTGTCAAAAACTCGGACTCGAACCCGATACGGCCTCAACCCAAGTTATTTCCCGCGATCGCCACGCCGACTACGTGCAACAATTAGCTTTGGTAGCAGCAACCATTGAACGCTTTGCTGTAGAAATTCGCAATCTCCAAAAAACAGACGTTTTGGAAGTTGAAGAATTCTTCGCCAAAGGTCAAAAAGGCTCCTCAGCAATGCCACACAAGCGTAATCCCATCCGTTCGGAACGACTGACAGGAATGGCACGACTCGTCAGAAGTCATGCCGGTGCAGCTTTAGAAAACATTGCTTTATGGCATGAGCGAGACATTTCCCACAGTTCTGTAGAACGGGTAATTTTACCAGATGCTTGCACTTTGACCCACTTTATGTTGTCAGAAATAACCGATTTGGTCAAAAACTTGTTGGTCTATCCTGAGAACATGAAACGCAATCTCAACTGCTACGGCGGCGTTGTGTTCAGCCAAAAAGTGTTATTGGCTTTAATAGACAAGGGAAGCAGCCGAGAAGAGGCTTATGCGATCGTTCAAGAAAGCGCTCACGCCGCTTGGAATCAGCCACAAGGAAACTTCCAAGACTTGATTAGCAAAAACCCGCGTGTTACCCAAAAATTGTCTTCAGCAGAACTAGAGGTTTGTTTCGACCCCCAGCAACATCTGCGGCATTTAGAAGAAGTTTACCAACGATTAGGTATTTAG
- a CDS encoding DUF4126 domain-containing protein produces the protein MIEILATLSASAAAGMRIGIPLLIIGLLQGSNLWSQVPILSHISPPILLCCLTSWSLIELLASKKLWGQRLLQVIQLFMSPLVGAIMGLGVATATATPNWLIAIIGGLLALVLQLVQIGWFYRLRGLPLWAVFLQDTLCIALVLFAFDAPWQGGVIALILLWFAVRSAKQWYDWYHKERRHGV, from the coding sequence ATGATTGAAATCCTAGCCACACTTTCTGCCTCTGCGGCAGCAGGAATGAGAATAGGTATACCTTTGCTAATTATTGGATTATTGCAAGGTAGCAACTTGTGGTCACAAGTCCCAATTCTATCTCACATTTCTCCACCAATATTATTATGTTGCCTCACCAGTTGGTCATTAATTGAATTATTAGCCTCAAAAAAGCTCTGGGGGCAAAGACTGCTTCAAGTGATTCAGTTATTCATGTCTCCCCTTGTAGGCGCAATTATGGGGTTAGGAGTAGCTACAGCAACAGCAACCCCAAACTGGCTGATTGCCATAATTGGAGGTTTATTAGCTTTGGTACTCCAGCTCGTCCAAATTGGTTGGTTCTATCGATTACGTGGCTTACCGTTGTGGGCAGTCTTCCTTCAAGATACCTTGTGCATTGCTCTAGTACTATTTGCCTTTGATGCTCCCTGGCAAGGAGGAGTAATTGCTTTAATACTGCTCTGGTTTGCAGTTCGTAGTGCTAAACAGTGGTATGACTGGTATCACAAAGAGAGAAGGCATGGGGTATAG